The Triticum dicoccoides isolate Atlit2015 ecotype Zavitan chromosome 6A, WEW_v2.0, whole genome shotgun sequence genome has a window encoding:
- the LOC119318947 gene encoding cyclin-F2-2-like: MDPYAGAFARPPPTGFLGVGSCARAANRPARRPPPPGLFGIGSCFRPAADVPARRPPPPGFFGARCPRVLPPAPCEVPMPPKFSKPTAPAPAPVSCVAAASTKLQRLCPDYADDIDHNLRLTEKNADERPLPDYLTKVQQDRVTESARASLVGWMDKFARDHDLADGTLHHAVAYVDRVLSVRALTTDSGYELRLLGAAAVFVAAKYEDRKAVWKLKADQIARYGEFAAGKEVLDMEREMVEALGYQLGGPTAHTFLGHFMRYAEGEDKTRILPLATRLVDHSLLNYTCLRILPSVVAASAIFLARRTLNPPDVLAWNTELTELTGYNCSDMTACVLNMFFFSRSLICSPPS; encoded by the coding sequence ATGGATCCCTACGCGGGCGCCTTTGCTCGACCTCCGCCAACCGGCTTCTTAGGCGTCGGATCCTGTGCTCGGGCCGCCAACAGGCCTGCTCGTCGACCACCGCCTCCAGGCTTGTTCGGCATCGGATCTTGCTTCCGCCCGGCTGCCGACGTGCCAGCTCGTCGACCTCCGCCTCCCGGTTTCTTCGGTGCACGCTGTCCCAGGGTGCTCCCGCCAGCGCCGTGCGAGGTACCCATGCCACCAAAGTTCTCAAAGCCCACGGCGCCGGCACCAGCGCCGGTTTCctgcgtcgccgccgcctccacaaAGCTTCAGCGGCTGTGCCCTGACTACGCAGACGACATCGACCACAACCTCCGGTTGACAGAGAAGAACGCCGATGAGCGGCCGCTACCGGACTACCTGACGAAGGTGCAGCAGGATCGGGTGACCGAGTCAGCGCGCGCCTCCCTCGTCGGATGGATGGACAAGTTCGCCCGAGACCATGATCTCGCCGACGGCACGCTCCACCACGCCGTCGCCTACGTCGACCGGGTCCTGTCGGTGCGAGCCTTGACGACTGACAGTGGCTACGAGCTACGACTCCTGGGTGCCGCGGCCGTCTTTGTCGCCGCCAAATACGAGGACCGGAAAGCCGTGTGGAAGCTGAAGGCCGACCAGATCGCCAGGTACGGCGAGTTCGCCGCGGGCAAGGAGGTGCTCGACATGGAGCGCGAGATGGTGGAGGCGCTCGGGTACCAACTCGGCGGCCCCACGGCGCACACCTTCCTGGGCCACTTCATGAGGTACGCCGAGGGGGAGGACAAGACCAGGATCCTGCCATTGGCGACTCGCCTCGTTGATCACTCTCTGCTCAACTACACGTGCCTCCGCATCTTGCCGTCCGTCGTGGCGGCGTCCGCGATCTTCCTCGCGAGGCGGACCCTGAATCCGCCCGACGTCCTCGCGTGGAACACGGAGCTGACGGAGCTGACGGGTTACAACTGCTCG